The segment ACAACTGTCACTGGTACTATTGTAATGCTTGATGATCCAAATGAAGACGATGATGTTAATTCTATGAAGAAATCAACCACTGGTGTCATTTTAAACCCTCAACCTCATGACTCACCCAACGATCCTTTGAACTGGTCTGTATGGAAACGTGATTTATGCTTGTTGATTATTGGATTTGCCAGTTTTCTAGGTGGTGGTCAGTCGCCATTATTGGCAGCAGGTTTAGGCTCATTGGCTATCGAATTTGACAAGCCATTAACGACAATTTCCTACTTGGTTGGTGGGTTTATGTTGTCATTGGGAGTTGGGTCTGTCATTGCTAGTCCTACTGCCGTCCTTTATGGGAAGAGGTTGGTGTATATAGCTGGTACTTTTATCTTTGCAATGGGAGCTGTATGGGGAGGCGCAGCTAACAGTTTTGGAAACTTGATGGGCGCAAGAGTACTAACTGGTATTGGTGCCTCTCCAACTGAATGTTTGCCCAGTTCTACAATTGCTGAGATCTATTTTGCTCATGAAAGAGCATACAGAGTTGGACTTTATacgatgttgatgttgggTGGGAAAAATATTATCCCTCTTTTATCAGCTTTGGtatttcaatatttggaCAGACATTGGTtattttggattttggCCATGTTTTTAGGCTTTACCACCATTatgattttcttgtttgttcCTGATACGTTTTGGGATAGGACTCCAACACCTTCCAAAAGATCAATAGCTGAAACTGAAGCAGCACAAAATGTTAAATCATATCATCCACCTTCTCAAAGACCAAACGCATTTGCATTGCAAAACAACCGTCAGCAACCCAGCTCACAAGATATACATAGTCTTTCGTCGTCGATTGCTGACTACACATCTCAAGGTGTAACGGAAAAACCAGTCGCTATAACCGAATCGACTCAACCACCAGTTGAATATGAAAAGAATAGCTATTGGAAAGATGTAAGAATTTATCAAGGTCGTTTCACTAAAGATAGTTGGTGGATGGTGGCCTTGAGACCATTTGTTTTGTACACATACCCCCATGTCCTATTTGGATCTTTTATCTATTCATTGGCTGTTGTTTGGCTTATTGTGATTTCAGAAACAATTGCCGAAATTTTCAGAAACCCACCCTATGGTTACAGTCAGCAAACTGTTGGTCTTTTCTATATATCGCCATTTGTAGGTGGAATTATTGGATCTTTATCTTGTGGATTGATTTCAGATAGATTGAGTCGATACTTTGTTGCTAGAAACAGAGGTATTTATGAACCAGAGTATAGGTTGATTATGATTATCCCATCTACATTGCTCATAACTATTGGTTTAATGGGTTATGGTTGGTCATCAACAGTGGAAGATCCATGGATTGCCCCCGTAATATTTTTTGGCGCCATGTCTTGTGGCTCATCAATGGCATCAACTACAGCTATCACATTTTCGGTCGATTCATACAAGATGTTTGCATCAGAAACTTTGGtttcttttaattttcTTAAAAACTTGCTTgggttttgtttttcattgtttaatAATAAATATGCTGCTAAACAAGGTTATAAATCGGCCTATGTTACCTATGGAGGTATTCAATTATTTGTTAGTTTGTTTGCTATACCGTTGTACATTTATGGTAAAAAAGTGAGAAACTGGACCGATGAGAAGGAGTTGATGAGAAGCTTGTATCATGAAGATAACGTACCACCTAGTGTGTATTCAAAGAGCaaatatgatgatgacgagtCTATTAGTAACATTTCAAGTGAAGAGCGTGCCAGGAGTATGCATGAGGAAACTTAGAAATATCTATAAAAATACAGTTCTTCTTACAACCAATTTAGTTTTACGTCTAGTTTTGAATTATTGCGTAGGTATGTATCCACCCTTTCTCGTAAGCTTTTACCATTGAGTTTCCATCCATCTTCGCTTACTTTAGGCATACCCAATCTTTCA is part of the Candida orthopsilosis Co 90-125, chromosome 2 draft sequence genome and harbors:
- a CDS encoding Hol4 ion transporter; the protein is MKTTAPRKPKSSLGIKEPGATTVTGTIVMLDDPNEDDDVNSMKKSTTGVILNPQPHDSPNDPLNWSVWKRDLCLLIIGFASFLGGGQSPLLAAGLGSLAIEFDKPLTTISYLVGGFMLSLGVGSVIASPTAVLYGKRLVYIAGTFIFAMGAVWGGAANSFGNLMGARVLTGIGASPTECLPSSTIAEIYFAHERAYRVGLYTMLMLGGKNIIPLLSALVFQYLDRHWLFWILAMFLGFTTIMIFLFVPDTFWDRTPTPSKRSIAETEAAQNVKSYHPPSQRPNAFALQNNRQQPSSQDIHSLSSSIADYTSQGVTEKPVAITESTQPPVEYEKNSYWKDVRIYQGRFTKDSWWMVALRPFVLYTYPHVLFGSFIYSLAVVWLIVISETIAEIFRNPPYGYSQQTVGLFYISPFVGGIIGSLSCGLISDRLSRYFVARNRGIYEPEYRLIMIIPSTLLITIGLMGYGWSSTVEDPWIAPVIFFGAMSCGSSMASTTAITFSVDSYKMFASETLVSFNFLKNLLGFCFSLFNNKYAAKQGYKSAYVTYGGIQLFVSLFAIPLYIYGKKVRNWTDEKELMRSLYHEDNVPPSVYSKSKYDDDESISNISSEERARSMHEET